The Lysobacter capsici genome has a segment encoding these proteins:
- a CDS encoding VWA domain-containing protein yields MSLDLPDPLQRWRLLLGEAADPSLGAPQGELAAADAALEWLYGRDPERGERGERGGLGPSALSVPDWINTVHSLFPQEVIERLERDAVERYGIDEIVTSLDVLERIEPSESLLRAVLHTKHLMNPQVLAAARKLVAEVVRRIMEKLQTQVRQSFSGTRDRRRRSSQRIARNFDFRRTVRENLHRWDPQRRRLFLDKPVFVSRSRRHSERWDIVLLIDQSGSMVDSVIHSAVMAACLWNLPGMSTRLVAFDTAVVDLTADVADPVELLMKVQLGGGTDIAKAVAYAQSRISNPARSIVVLVSDFFEGGSEYELVRRVKALVESGVKVLGLAALDPQARPAFDRDMAARLVAAGAHVGAMTPGELAAWLAEKVRA; encoded by the coding sequence ATGAGCCTGGACTTGCCCGATCCGCTGCAACGTTGGCGCCTGCTGCTGGGCGAGGCCGCCGACCCGAGCCTGGGCGCGCCGCAGGGCGAACTCGCCGCCGCCGATGCCGCATTGGAGTGGCTGTACGGCCGCGATCCCGAGCGCGGCGAACGCGGCGAGCGCGGTGGTTTGGGCCCGTCGGCGCTGAGCGTGCCGGACTGGATCAACACCGTGCACTCGCTGTTTCCGCAGGAGGTGATCGAACGCCTGGAGCGCGACGCGGTCGAGCGCTACGGCATCGACGAGATCGTCACCAGCCTGGACGTGCTCGAACGCATCGAGCCGTCCGAATCGCTGCTGCGCGCGGTCCTGCACACCAAGCATCTGATGAACCCGCAGGTGCTGGCGGCGGCGCGCAAGCTGGTCGCCGAAGTGGTGCGGCGGATCATGGAGAAATTGCAGACCCAGGTGCGGCAATCGTTTTCCGGCACTCGCGATCGCCGTCGCCGCTCCTCGCAGCGGATCGCGCGCAATTTCGATTTCCGCCGTACCGTGCGCGAAAACCTGCACCGCTGGGACCCGCAACGCCGCCGCCTGTTCCTCGACAAACCGGTGTTCGTCAGCCGCAGCCGTCGCCACAGCGAACGCTGGGACATCGTGCTGCTGATCGACCAGAGCGGTTCGATGGTCGATTCGGTGATCCACTCGGCGGTGATGGCCGCCTGCCTGTGGAACCTGCCGGGCATGAGCACGCGCCTGGTCGCCTTCGACACCGCGGTGGTCGATCTGACCGCGGACGTGGCCGATCCGGTCGAACTGCTGATGAAGGTGCAGCTCGGCGGCGGCACCGATATCGCCAAGGCGGTGGCGTATGCGCAGTCGCGGATTTCCAATCCGGCAAGGTCGATCGTGGTGCTCGTGAGCGATTTCTTCGAAGGCGGCAGCGAGTACGAACTGGTGCGCCGGGTCAAGGCGCTGGTCGAGTCCGGAGTCAAGGTGCTCGGCCTGGCCGCGCTCGATCCGCAGGCGCGGCCCGCGTTCGATCGCGACATGGCCGCGCGTCTGGTCGCCGCCGGCGCCCACGTCGGCGCGATGACGCCGGGCGAGTTGGCGGCATGGCTGGCCGAGAAGGTGCGCGCATGA
- a CDS encoding SWIM zinc finger family protein, which translates to MSPRRPDLLELSVDALIALANAGFVKRALKELDEGRMPRIEELDDGAVRALYDDGQHATLAAGRSLREAVCSCPASGLCRHRVTLVLAYQRWVRDAVGEGADEAPVSDANDAVADPSGDSASAAEIAPQRWTPTEFDDAAIAAAFPAATVDLATRLAAARPVIALQAGLGDNAPNARLPMCSVRFFSRSSLLHARCDCRQGSGCEHVVLAVWAFRQWRASRDEGAEATLELQPRQHGERGDAVGFDAQAQALRDELGRLCLRLWMDGSSQSPLLLEAPFESLRQRCAQLGWSWVLASLQRLQDLLTAQHARSTRFDPLQLLDAVAECTARVDAARQAGRTRADGGIATLPASQILGIGVKGEVALDHLRLVSLGAQCWQDQDAEGVRVLFADPDTQSVTVLERQWPRADATSGATPTALMARRIAGQTLRQFASGQVVTRGAKRRANGVIDIAAGARQTNVLPLAPQSWDQLRAPLRQPGARALSAHLRRALPDFVRPPQAIEHLHVLPVDAVLDWGWDAAEQTLRARLRSGGEEDASEIDPADCLRLALPHSAAAVGAVDVLARALSGEWGAPRAVAGLARLQAGHLQLLPLALVTEQRALVLQAESAPAQALPMQAFDYAGSALAHQVEQTRQQLAAWLRQGLRHQNAAARERMRALATGLEQAGLRRIAGLLNDAVDAVGAVDPARLPERMALLVLALDGVCRDAVEPA; encoded by the coding sequence ATGAGTCCGCGCCGTCCCGACCTGCTCGAACTGTCTGTCGATGCGCTGATCGCGCTGGCCAACGCCGGGTTCGTCAAGCGCGCGCTGAAGGAACTCGACGAGGGGCGGATGCCTCGGATCGAGGAACTCGACGACGGCGCGGTGCGCGCGCTCTACGACGACGGCCAGCACGCGACGTTGGCGGCGGGCCGGTCCTTGCGCGAGGCGGTGTGCAGTTGTCCGGCCAGCGGGCTGTGCCGGCATCGGGTGACGTTGGTGTTGGCGTATCAGCGTTGGGTGCGCGATGCGGTGGGTGAGGGGGCGGACGAAGCGCCGGTGTCCGACGCGAACGATGCGGTTGCCGATCCGTCGGGCGATAGCGCGTCCGCCGCCGAGATCGCGCCGCAGCGCTGGACCCCAACCGAATTCGACGATGCCGCGATCGCCGCTGCGTTCCCCGCCGCGACCGTGGACCTCGCGACGCGGCTCGCCGCCGCGCGACCGGTGATCGCATTGCAGGCCGGGCTCGGCGATAACGCGCCCAACGCGCGCCTGCCGATGTGCTCGGTGCGGTTCTTTTCGCGCAGCAGCCTGCTGCACGCGCGCTGCGATTGCCGCCAGGGCAGCGGTTGCGAACACGTGGTGCTGGCGGTGTGGGCGTTCCGGCAATGGCGGGCGAGTCGGGACGAGGGCGCCGAGGCGACCCTCGAACTGCAACCGCGGCAGCACGGCGAACGCGGCGACGCCGTCGGTTTCGACGCGCAGGCGCAAGCGCTGCGCGACGAACTCGGCCGGCTGTGCCTGCGCCTGTGGATGGACGGGTCGAGCCAGTCGCCGCTGCTGCTGGAAGCGCCGTTCGAAAGCCTGCGCCAGCGTTGCGCGCAACTGGGCTGGAGCTGGGTGCTGGCGTCGTTGCAGCGCCTGCAAGATCTGCTGACCGCGCAGCACGCGCGTTCGACCCGCTTCGATCCTCTGCAGTTGCTCGACGCGGTCGCCGAATGCACCGCGCGCGTCGATGCCGCGCGTCAGGCCGGTCGCACGCGCGCCGACGGCGGCATCGCAACGCTGCCGGCGAGCCAGATTCTCGGGATCGGGGTCAAGGGCGAAGTCGCGCTGGATCATCTGCGCCTGGTGTCGCTGGGCGCGCAGTGCTGGCAAGACCAGGACGCGGAGGGCGTGCGGGTGTTGTTCGCCGATCCCGATACTCAGAGCGTGACCGTGCTGGAACGGCAGTGGCCGCGCGCAGATGCAACCTCGGGCGCGACGCCGACCGCGTTGATGGCGCGGCGCATCGCCGGGCAGACGCTGCGTCAGTTCGCCAGCGGACAGGTGGTCACGCGCGGGGCGAAACGTCGCGCCAACGGCGTGATCGACATCGCCGCCGGCGCCCGCCAGACCAATGTGCTGCCGCTCGCGCCGCAGTCCTGGGACCAACTGCGCGCGCCGTTGCGCCAACCCGGCGCGCGCGCGTTGAGCGCGCACCTGCGCCGCGCCTTGCCGGACTTCGTGCGTCCGCCGCAGGCGATCGAACATCTGCATGTGCTGCCGGTCGACGCGGTGCTCGACTGGGGCTGGGACGCGGCCGAACAGACCTTGCGCGCGCGCCTGCGCAGCGGCGGCGAAGAGGATGCGAGCGAGATCGATCCCGCCGATTGCCTGCGACTGGCCTTGCCGCATTCGGCCGCGGCGGTCGGCGCGGTCGATGTGCTGGCGCGGGCCTTGAGCGGGGAGTGGGGCGCGCCGCGCGCGGTCGCGGGGCTCGCGCGTCTGCAGGCCGGGCATCTGCAATTGCTGCCGCTGGCGCTGGTCACCGAACAGCGCGCGCTGGTGCTGCAGGCCGAATCGGCGCCGGCGCAAGCCTTGCCGATGCAGGCGTTCGATTACGCCGGCAGCGCTCTCGCGCATCAGGTCGAGCAGACCCGCCAGCAATTGGCGGCCTGGCTGCGGCAGGGATTGCGTCATCAGAACGCGGCCGCGCGCGAACGCATGCGCGCGTTGGCGACCGGCCTGGAACAAGCCGGCCTGCGTCGCATCGCCGGTCTGTTGAACGATGCAGTCGATGCGGTGGGCGCGGTCGATCCGGCGCGTTTGCCCGAACGCATGGCCCTGCTGGTGCTGGCGCTCGACGGGGTGTGTCGCGATGCGGTCGAGCCGGCTTGA
- the wrbA gene encoding NAD(P)H:quinone oxidoreductase — protein MAKVLVLYYSAYGHCEKMAEAVAEGARGAGAQVDIKRVPELVPEDVARKSHYKLDQAAPIAQIGDLEHYDAIVIGTGTRFGRMSSQMANFLDQAGGLWAKGALHGKVGAAFTSTATQHGGQETTLFSIITNLLHFGMVVVGLNYGYAGQMRLDEVTGGAPYGATTITGGDGSRQPSQNELDAARYQGREVAETAKKLHG, from the coding sequence ATGGCGAAGGTCCTGGTGCTGTATTACTCCGCTTACGGCCACTGCGAAAAAATGGCCGAGGCCGTGGCCGAAGGCGCGCGCGGAGCCGGCGCGCAGGTCGATATCAAGCGCGTCCCCGAACTGGTGCCCGAGGACGTCGCGCGCAAGTCGCATTACAAGCTCGACCAGGCCGCGCCGATCGCGCAGATCGGCGACCTGGAACATTACGACGCGATCGTGATCGGCACCGGCACGCGCTTTGGCCGCATGAGTTCGCAGATGGCCAATTTCCTCGATCAGGCCGGCGGCCTGTGGGCCAAGGGCGCGCTGCACGGCAAGGTCGGCGCCGCGTTCACCTCGACCGCGACCCAGCACGGCGGCCAGGAAACCACGCTGTTCTCGATCATCACCAACCTGCTCCACTTCGGCATGGTGGTCGTCGGGCTCAATTACGGCTACGCCGGGCAGATGCGCCTGGACGAGGTGACCGGCGGCGCGCCCTACGGCGCGACCACGATCACCGGCGGCGACGGCTCGCGTCAGCCGAGCCAGAACGAACTCGATGCGGCGCGCTACCAGGGCCGCGAGGTCGCCGAAACGGCGAAGAAGCTGCACGGCTGA